The following are encoded in a window of Brettanomyces bruxellensis chromosome 9, complete sequence genomic DNA:
- the SEC11 gene encoding Signal peptidase complex catalytic subunit (MEROPS:MER0000602) has product MNGKTLRLQLDQGLAMSIVLASAFALWKLMCIITMSNSPMVVVLSGSMEPAFQRGDILFLWNREQFLDVGDIVVYKTSVKEVPIVHRIVREHIVPEKTKKSKRKARKNSQNRRKTHKTTKKLTQKILTKGDNNNRDDLPLYPYGQNYLDRKKDILGCVKGYFPKVGYITILITENKYFKYAMMGFIAVSALFSDE; this is encoded by the coding sequence ATGAACGGTAAGACTCTCCGGCTTCAATTGGATCAGGGTTTGGCAATGTCAATAGTATTGGCCTCTGCCTTTGCTCTATGGAAACTTATGTGTATAATAACGATGTCAAATTCACCGATGGTGGTCGTTCTCTCTGGATCTATGGAACCTGCATTTCAGAGGGGAGATATATTGTTTCTTTGGAATCGTGAGCAATTCTTGGATGTGGGTGATATTGTTGTTTATAAAACTTCTGTCAAAGAAGTGCCAATCGTTCATCGAATAGTCAGAGAGCATATAGTTCCAGAGAAGACAAAGAaatccaaaagaaaagcaagaaagaattcacaaaacagaagaaagacGCACAAGACAACAAAGAAACTCACCCAGAAGATTCTTACAAAAGGTGATAATAACAACAGAGATGATCTTCCGTTATATCCATATGGCCAAAACTATTTAGATAGGAAGAAAGATATCCTTGGATGCGTGAAGGGATATTTCCCTAAAGTTGGATATATCACAATCCTCATAACGGAGAACAAGTATTTCAAATATGCTATGATGGGATTTATAGCAGTTTCTGCACTATTCAGCGACGAGTAA